Proteins found in one Drosophila teissieri strain GT53w unplaced genomic scaffold, Prin_Dtei_1.1 Segkk4_quiver_pilon_misjoin1_scaf, whole genome shotgun sequence genomic segment:
- the LOC122625658 gene encoding probable chitinase 10: MAAPQHAHPTSVQTEPPIILYANNAYKIVCYFTIWAWYRQSHGKYVPEDIEANLCTHIIYGFAVLDSNSLTIKTDDSWTDIDNRLRVMLAIGGWKDSMGSKYARLVLNPQSRVRFVASVLSFLEKHGFEGLDLAWEFPMCWQVDCDKGNPAEKEGFVALVKELSQAFKAKGLILSAAVSPSKMVIDAGYNVSELSPHFDWMAVMTYDFHGHWVMRTGQASPLFHKVGDDANLNLNGNFSIYYWLERGIPREKLIMGMPMYGQTFTLADQNRRSLNDKTVGPGKAGTFTRANGFLAYYEICEKVGNGDWEVVRDKEGIFGSYAYSGNQWISYDDVTTIRRKAQFIKSMQLGGGMVWDLDLDDFRGLCGCGKHQLLRTLNQELLGISGQKDKNCT, from the coding sequence AGCCTCCAATAATTTTGTATGCCAATAATGCATACAAAATAGTTTGCTACTTTACGATCTGGGCATGGTATCGCCAGTCCCACGGCAAGTATGTGCCTGAGGATATAGAAGCCAACTTGTGCACCCACATCATATACGGCTTCGCGGTGCTTGATAGCAACTCGTTAACCATTAAAACGGATGACTCCTGGACCGATATTGACAACCGGCTTCGAGTCATGTTAGCCATCGGTGGATGGAAGGACTCGATGGGCAGCAAGTACGCACGCCTTGTACTTAATCCACAGTCCAGGGTGCGCTTTGTCGCAAGTGTGTTAAGTTTTTTAGAAAAACACGGTTTTGAGGGTCTGGACCTAGCCTGGGAGTTCCCAATGTGCTGGCAAGTGGACTGTGACAAAGGTAATCCCGCGGAAAAAGAAGGATTTGTTGCTCTTGTCAAGGAACTGTCGCAAGCCTTTAAGGCAAAAGGCCTTATTCTTTCGGCAGCAGTCTCGCCCAGTAAAATGGTTATTGATGCCGGATACAACGTGTCTGAGCTATCTCCACACTTTGACTGGATGGCCGTCATGACGTACGACTTTCACGGGCACTGGGTTATGCGGACTGGCCAAGCATCCCCGCTCTTTCACAAAGTGGGTGACGACGCGAACTTAAATCTTAATGGAAACTTCAGCATCTACTACTGGTTGGAACGGGGTATTCCGAGGGAAAAGCTGATTATGGGAATGCCAATGTACGGTCAGACGTTCACGCTGGCTGACCAAAATCGCCGGTCCCTAAATGATAAAACAGTGGGTCCGGGCAAGGCAGGAACCTTTACTCGAGCAAATGGATTTTTGGCATACTATGAAATCTGCGAAAAAGTCGGTAACGGTGACTGGGAAGTTGTGAGGGATAAAGAAGGAATATTCGGATCCTATGCATACAGTGGCAACCAGTGGATATCATACGATGATGTGACAACTATTCGAAGAAAAGCTCAGTTTATTAAGAGCATGCAGCTAGGTGGTGGCATGGTTTGGGATCTCGATTTAGATGACTTTCGTGGCCTTTGCGGTTGTGGCAAGCACCAATTACTTCGGACTCTAAATCAGGAGCTGCTAGGCATTTCTGGACAAAAGGATAAGAATTGTacttaa